One segment of Triticum aestivum cultivar Chinese Spring chromosome 2A, IWGSC CS RefSeq v2.1, whole genome shotgun sequence DNA contains the following:
- the LOC123189349 gene encoding aspartyl protease 37 — protein MSVHHSTTTYSAMEAMPLLLFLALLAVPAYCLQSPRQSYHLELARVDSVDTGSLNITDHELLRRAIQRSRERLASITPRLYPTRNRKVVAGEAPVLSAGGEYLVKLGLGTPQRCFTAAIDTASDLIWTQCQPCVKCYRQKDPVFNPMASTTYAVVPCNSDTCDELDTHRCGRSGSEDDDDDDVCQYTYTYGGNSTTRGTLAVDTLTIGDDSFHGVVFGCSSSSVGGPPAEVSGVVGLGRGPLSLVSQLSVRRFMYCLPPPASRSAGRLVLGADATAMRNASDRIVVPMSINPRYPSYYYLNLNGMSIGDKAMSSSLRSSMNATAPGTPDPDPNPNVAASPVPVSGDGDGGGGTGPDAYGMIIDIASTITFLEESLYEELVDDLEEEIRLPRGSGSTLGLDLCFILPEGVPMSRVYAPSMSLAFDGEWLKLEKEELFVEDRESGMMCLMIGKTDGVSILGNYQQQNIQVMYNLRRERITFVKTNCEAMTH, from the coding sequence ATGTCAGTCCACCATAGTACTACAACGTACAGCGCCATGGAGGCCATGCCGCTGCTACTCTTCCTCGCCCTCCTCGCCGTCCCGGCGTACTGCCTGCAGTCGCCGCGGCAGTCCTACCACCTCGAACTCGCCCGCGTGGACTCCGTGGACACCGGAAGCCTCAACATCACCGACCACGAGCTCCTCCGGCGCGCCATCCAGCGCAGCCGGGAGCGGCTGGCCAGCATCACGCCCCGCCTGTACCCGACCCGCAACCGCAAGGTGGTGGCGGGCGAGGCCCCGGTGCTGTCGGCCGGGGGCGAGTACCTGGTGAAGCTCGGGCTGGGCACGCCGCAGCGCTGCTTCACGGCGGCCATCGACACGGCCAGCGACCTCATCTGGACGCAGTGCCAGCCGTGCGTCAAGTGCTACCGTCAGAAGGACCCCGTGTTCAACCCCATGGCCTCGACCACCTACGCGGTGGTGCCGTGCAACAGCGACACGTGCGACGAGCTGGACACCCACCGGTGCGGGCGCAGCggcagcgaggacgacgacgacgacgacgtgtGCCAGTACACCTACACGTACGGCGGGAACTCGACGACGAGGGGCACGCTGGCCGTGGACACGCTGACCATCGGCGACGACTCGTTCCACGGCGTCGTCTTCGGCTGCAGCAGCTCCAGCGTCGGGGGCCCGCCCGCGGAGGTGTCGGGGGTGGTGGGCCTCGGCCGCGGGCCGCTCTCGCTGGTGTCCCAGCTGTCGGTGCGGAGGTTCATGTACTGCCTGCCCCCGCCGGCCTCCAGGAGCGCGGGGAGGTTGGTCCTCGGCGCCGACGCCACGGCCATGCGCAACGCGTCGGACCGGATCGTGGTGCCCATGTCCATCAACCCGCGGTACCCGTCCTACTACTACCTCAACCTCAACGGGATGTCCATCGGCGACAAGGCCATGTCCTCCTCCTTGAGGAGCAGCATGAACGCGACGGCTCCAGgtacccccgaccccgaccccaaccccaacGTGGCGGCGTCTCCCGTGCCCGtgtccggcgacggcgacggcggcggcggcacggggccGGACGCGTACGGGATGATCATCGACATCGCGTCCACGATCACGTTCCTGGAGGAGTCGCTGTACGAGGAGCTGGTGGACGACCTGGAGGAGGAGATCAGGCTGCCGCGGGGCTCCGGGTCGACCCTGGGGCTGGACCTCTGCttcatcctgccggagggggtgcCGATGAGCCGCGTGTACGCGCCGTCCATGTCGCTGGCGTTCGACGGGGAGTGGCtcaagctggagaaggaggagctgTTCGTGGAGGACCGGGAGAGCGGGATGATGTGCCTCATGATCGGCAAGACGGACGGGGTGTCCATCCTCGGCAACTACCAGCAGCAGAACATTCAGGTCATGTACAACCTGCGCCGGGAGAGGATCACCTTCGTCAAGACCAACTGCGAAGCCATGACTCACTAG
- the LOC123189350 gene encoding gamma-glutamylcyclotransferase 2-3 yields MVMWVFGYGSLVWNPGFAYDARLVGFVRDYRRVFYQGSTDHRGTPEFPGRTVTLEHQPGSTCWGVAYKISREQDKQTALEYLEVREKQYDEKVYLDLYTDSSLKIPAVQDMMVYLATTNKEANQNYLGPAPLEEMAKQIYLAKGPTGPNTEYLFKLEDALNKIGVVDQHVQDLANAVRTYADTV; encoded by the exons atgGTGATGTGGGTGTTCGGCTACGGCTCCCTGGTGTGGAACCCCGGGTTCGCCTACGACGCCCGCCTCGTCGGCTTCGTCAGGGACTACCGCCGCGTCTTCTACCAGG GGAGCACGGACCACAGGGGCACGCCGGAGTTCCCCGGGAGGACCGTCACGCTGGAACACCAGCCCGGGTCCACATGC TGGGGAGTTGCTTACAAAATTTCAAGGGAGCAAGATAAGCAGACAGCCCTGGAG TACCTGGAAGTAAGAGAGAAGCAATATGATGAGAAGGTTTACCTTGACTTGTATACA GACTCTTCCCTCAAAATACCAGCAGTCCAAGATATGATGGT ATATTTAGCCACCACAAATAAGGAGGCCAACCAAAACTATCTTGGTCCTGCTCCGCTGGAAGAAATGGCCAA GCAAATCTACCTAGCCAAAGGCCCAACTGGACCTAATACAGAGTATCTGTTCAAACTTGAGGACGCATTAAACAAAATAG GTGTTGTGGATCAGCATGTTCAGGATTTGGCGAATGCTGTGCGCACTTATGCAGACACCGTGTAA
- the LOC123189352 gene encoding F-box protein FBW2 — MKRRNPTSGAGFPRGEGPGWEAKRERPNGGWRGRLTAPVVKWSHAEAMKKKPKVGGGAALVADGGGWRMETEAEMAGLDGRSCGRGGFLGTSWSEAAENSADAATGGGENEWCLPQTEKATPCEAVEGGGGGDVRGDEVKEELYDWRWTEAASPEIMALILRGRFAADEIARGPAAVCRAWREAAASPDMWGDVDIEAWCRRVKCRVKADAAVRRLVARSQGTIRGLSAYRVGDAALAYVAASGKLLNVLQIPMSEISDQAVEKYVKCFPALRVLDISYCEKVTSRGMEAIGRQCKSLAQLKRNMPPEDNNAAPKVVEDEALAVANTMPMLKQLELAYGLFSDVGLDAILTKCPLLRTLDILGSLNVRLDGDIEERCCALESFREPWEPDYHENSSSGGDYDYDDTESDD; from the exons ATGAAGCGTCGGAACCCTACGTCCGGCGCCGGATTCCCCCGAGGAGAGGGCCCGGGGTGGGAGGCGAAGAGGGAGCGGCCTAATGGGGGTTGGAGAGGGAGACTGACGGCGCCCGTGGTGAAGTGGTCGCACGCCGAGGCCATGaagaagaagcccaaagttggtgGCGGAGCAGCCTTGGTCGCAGATGGCGGAGGGTGGCGGATGGAGACTGAGGCGGAAATGGCCGGGCTTGATGGACGAAGCTGCGGCAGGGGAGGGTTTCTTGGAACGAGCTGGTCGGAGGCGGCGGAGAACAGCGCGGATGCGGCCACCGGCGGAGGAGAGAACGAGTGGTGTTTGCCCCAGACGGAAAAGGCGACTCCTTGCGAGGCCGTGGAAGGGGGCGGTGGAGGAGACGTGAGGGGCGACGAGGTCAAGGAGGAACTGTACGATTGGAGGTGGACGGAGGCCGCGAGCCCGGAGATAATGGCGCTGATACTGCGGGGCAGGTTCGCCGCCGACGAGATTGCGCGCGGGCCCGCGGCGGTGTGCAGGGCGTGGAGGGAGGCCGCTGCGTCGCCGGACATGTGGGGGGACGTGGACATCGAGGCCTGGTGCCGCCGCGTCAAATGCCGTGTCAAGGCCGACGCAGCTGTGCGCCGCCTTGTCGCCCGCTCCCAGGGCACGATCCGTGGGCTCTCCGCCTACCGCGTCGGCGACGCCGCGCTTGCCTACGTCGCCGCCTC TGGGAAGTTGCTTAATGTCCTCCAGATCCCGATGAGCGAGATATCTGACCAAGCCGTGGAGAAGTACGTGAAATGCTTTCCTGCCCTAAGAGTGTTGGACATCAGTTACTGCGAGAAAGTCACATCAAGAGGCATGGAAGCAATAGGCCGACAATGCAAGTCGCTTGCTCAGCTGAAGAGGAACATGCCTCCCGAAGACAACAATGCAGCACCTAAAGTGGTTGAAGACGAGGCCCTGGCGGTTGCGAATACCATGCCAATGCTCAAGCAACTTGAGCTTGCATATGGTCTGTTCAGTGATGTTGGCCTTGATGCCATCCTGACCAAATGCCCTCTGCTGCGTACACTGGACATACTTGGCAGCTTGAATGTCAGGCTTGACGGGGACATCGAGGAGAGATGCTGCGCTCTCGAGTCGTTCCGGGAGCCATGGGAGCCTGATTACCACGAGAACTCCAGCAGCGGTGGCGATTACGACTACGATGACACCGAAAGCGATGATTGA